The Catellatospora citrea DNA segment GTGGCGGCCACCTCGTCGGGGGTGCCGAACCGCTTGGCGACAGTCTCGGCCACGCTGGCCCGCCTGTCCGCTTCGGACACGTCGTCCCACGCGGCGGTGAGGATCGGGCCGGGCAGCACGGTGTTGACGCGGATCTCGGGACCGTACTCGACGGCGAGCTGTCGGGCCAGGGCCACCAGGCCGCCCTTGGCGGCGGCGTAGGCGGGCCGTCCGGGCAGGCCGACCAGGGCGTGCACGGAGGAGACGACGACGACCGCGCCGTGCTCGGCGCGCAGGTCTTCCAGGCAGGCGCGCACGCCCAGGAAGGTGCCGGTGAGGCTGACGGCGAGCTGGTGGTCCCAGGACTGCCGGGTGGTCAGGTGTGCCGGGGTGACCTCGACGGCGTAGGCGTTGCTGACCAGGATGCCGATCGGCCCGAACGCTTCGCGGACGGTGGCGGCCGCGGTGGTCCAGGCGGCCTCGTCGGAGACATCGACGGTCACTGACAGTGCGCGGCCGCCGGCGCGGTTGATCTCGTCGGCGAGCGGGCCGGTTTCGGCGATGTCGAGCAAGCCCACGGCGACGCCCTCGGCGGCCAGCCGGCGGGCGGTGGCCGCACCGATGCCGCCGGCTGCCCCTGTGATCAGGGCATTCTTGCCGTCAAGGCCGCGCATAGACTGGCTCCCCGTCTGCCGAAGTTAGGATCCCCACCAGAGATCTAATCATTAATTACGAAGATATCTTGACAGCCGCCGGGCCGCGATGCAACCTGTTCGTCATACGGATTTACGTGATCGACATACGCACAGTCACCCCCCGCATCCCTCAGGAAGGATGTCCTCAGTGAGCGACTTCGATCCCAGTCGTCGTCGGCTGCTCGGCCTCGGCCTCGCCGGCGTCGGCGCCCTCAGCGCAGGACCCCTGCTCAGCGCCTGCGCCAGCTCCGCCGGCAC contains these protein-coding regions:
- a CDS encoding SDR family NAD(P)-dependent oxidoreductase, translating into MRGLDGKNALITGAAGGIGAATARRLAAEGVAVGLLDIAETGPLADEINRAGGRALSVTVDVSDEAAWTTAAATVREAFGPIGILVSNAYAVEVTPAHLTTRQSWDHQLAVSLTGTFLGVRACLEDLRAEHGAVVVVSSVHALVGLPGRPAYAAAKGGLVALARQLAVEYGPEIRVNTVLPGPILTAAWDDVSEADRRASVAETVAKRFGTPDEVAATIAFLASADAAFVTGTSLVVDGGWTATKASA